In the genome of Telluria beijingensis, one region contains:
- a CDS encoding ATP-dependent nuclease, with product MHLAKLVIKNFRKLKHAELSFQAGLNVLVGGNNVGKTAVVDALRALLAGYDEPYPRLSEDDVHRPNGGTPSGDIVFEYVFAGLSLDDEADFLAALVPGVSGGLDAHIKIRYSEADKAGRLRAKRWCGENEDMGLTADMMENLRGVYLPPLRDASQGLKPGRTSQLARLLQLLADDTGIDGINQALRELDSKLKVHLPIVNTHEAINIRHKTMLGPQLAQLLEVGLSASDFKSLKSRLSLLVDSFEIEQNGLGFNNLVYMAVVLSELTKNPDACYRGLIVEEPEAHLHPQLQAVLLQYLQSIQVIEGEKPVQLFVTSHSPNFASIADLNSLVCFVDTGAAVETFLPRSIVFNKGKREKLERYLDVTRAELFFARRVIFVEGAAELMMVSALAKRIGCDLRQHGVSLISVEGLNFDSFLPLFGNTALKIPVAVLTDADPVPPKAESQAGIDAVPVASVSLPASVIGSVDVSEQEEDDDDTEPLYPAPGDVITVSANTAKMKGCEDAYVKVFHGLKTFEYDLALEATNRTAMLKALAELHPKIAKSLAVAVDGEVDDAAKAKALFCGMFERPRNNIQKGSFAQALAQFISDDKVPFTVPAYIQAAINHACQLTALPKP from the coding sequence AGACAGCCGTAGTTGACGCGTTACGTGCTCTGCTGGCCGGTTATGACGAGCCTTACCCGCGCCTAAGTGAGGACGATGTGCACAGGCCCAATGGCGGGACTCCATCAGGTGATATCGTGTTCGAGTACGTATTCGCGGGGCTAAGTCTCGACGATGAAGCGGACTTCCTGGCTGCACTTGTGCCCGGTGTTTCTGGCGGGCTTGATGCACACATCAAGATACGCTACTCGGAGGCCGACAAAGCCGGTCGCTTGCGCGCCAAACGCTGGTGCGGCGAGAACGAGGATATGGGCCTGACTGCGGACATGATGGAAAACTTGCGGGGCGTATATTTGCCGCCGCTTCGTGATGCCTCCCAAGGCCTGAAACCGGGTCGTACCAGCCAGCTTGCACGCCTACTGCAGCTCTTGGCGGATGATACTGGCATTGACGGCATCAACCAGGCTCTCCGAGAACTCGATAGCAAGTTAAAGGTGCACTTGCCCATCGTTAATACGCATGAAGCTATCAATATCCGGCACAAAACGATGCTTGGGCCACAGCTCGCGCAGCTTTTGGAAGTCGGACTAAGCGCTAGCGACTTCAAGAGCTTGAAGTCCAGATTGTCGCTACTTGTGGATTCCTTCGAGATCGAGCAGAACGGGTTGGGTTTTAACAACTTAGTCTATATGGCGGTCGTGCTGAGTGAGCTGACCAAAAATCCCGACGCCTGCTACCGTGGCTTGATTGTAGAGGAGCCCGAGGCACACCTGCATCCTCAACTTCAGGCCGTGTTGCTCCAATACCTGCAATCCATACAGGTGATTGAAGGAGAAAAGCCCGTTCAGCTCTTCGTAACGAGCCATTCACCAAATTTTGCGAGCATCGCAGACCTCAATAGCCTGGTATGCTTTGTCGACACAGGCGCCGCAGTGGAAACCTTTCTTCCGCGTAGCATAGTATTTAACAAAGGCAAGCGCGAGAAGCTGGAGCGATATCTCGATGTCACACGCGCTGAGCTCTTCTTCGCCCGCCGCGTCATCTTCGTGGAGGGAGCAGCCGAACTCATGATGGTAAGTGCTCTGGCCAAACGCATCGGCTGCGACCTACGTCAGCACGGCGTAAGCCTCATCAGTGTTGAGGGGTTAAACTTCGATTCTTTCCTGCCCCTATTCGGAAACACTGCATTGAAGATTCCTGTCGCGGTGTTGACTGATGCTGACCCTGTGCCGCCCAAAGCTGAGTCCCAGGCCGGCATTGACGCGGTACCCGTAGCTAGCGTGTCCTTACCGGCGTCTGTCATCGGAAGTGTCGACGTCTCTGAACAGGAAGAGGATGACGACGATACCGAACCCCTTTATCCGGCCCCTGGTGATGTCATTACCGTCTCGGCCAATACCGCGAAGATGAAGGGCTGCGAGGACGCGTATGTTAAGGTCTTCCATGGCCTCAAAACTTTTGAATACGACCTAGCGTTGGAGGCCACTAATCGCACGGCCATGCTCAAGGCGTTAGCCGAGCTGCACCCAAAGATCGCAAAGTCACTGGCCGTTGCCGTTGATGGGGAAGTCGACGACGCTGCAAAGGCTAAAGCACTGTTCTGCGGCATGTTTGAACGTCCGAGAAACAACATCCAAAAAGGCAGTTTCGCCCAAGCCCTGGCGCAGTTCATTTCGGACGATAAGGTACCGTTCACGGTGCCGGCGTATATCCAGGCTGCCATTAACCATGCGTGCCAATTGACGGCGCTCCCGAAGCCATGA
- a CDS encoding UvrD-helicase domain-containing protein, producing the protein MSTLTPEQQAVVDAPMVPLCVIACAGSGKTKTAVHRLMQMRRNLGAARGRVALLSFSNVAVDTFRKAYSDLASSLPATAGRSRVDIDTLDGFITTNIIRPHGHRIMTAVRPAFLVTGNEAFLEGYKFSTSSFPQPVTSLQVAFMGDEEVFFHIRNDQIEYVDKSTARNLIVKLARTGAYTHDLGRYWAYRTLKDRPELLAAVARRYPHIMIDEAQDIGTVHQAILELLIGAGSFVTLIGDPNQGIYGFAGANGKFLTDYHQRTYVQRHSLQQNFRSAPNIVSLANSLCGRCDVADRPAPGMLHGAFFMGYKRDQHSQLIAAFHEAMSAAGVNAKRSGILCRGKGLAKTLRGDAAPVGQGVVKTLAAAAVLRDRRRDYLQAFQRVAVAIVALLNSPPDGLVSRITQHSSYPQDRNLRKEIWAFTRDAVSGLPPSSLIADTQWHPVLLKRIKILLARLEKNFGLRAADNIGRKLSKRALTSVPLASTEDFADNKAGMLRVDTVHKSKGESLDAVLYMTLKEHAQALLDGVNTEVGRIGYVAATRARDLLWVAVPHNSLKELRPAFLARGLEEVSIAAASVLPTAVAKCPRT; encoded by the coding sequence ATGAGCACGTTGACACCCGAGCAGCAGGCCGTGGTCGATGCGCCGATGGTGCCGCTGTGCGTCATCGCCTGTGCTGGCAGCGGTAAGACAAAGACGGCTGTGCATCGTCTCATGCAGATGCGCCGTAACCTTGGTGCTGCGCGGGGCCGCGTAGCGCTGCTGTCGTTCTCTAATGTCGCGGTTGACACCTTTCGTAAGGCCTACAGCGATCTTGCAAGCAGTCTTCCCGCTACCGCCGGACGGTCGCGGGTCGACATTGACACGTTAGATGGCTTCATTACCACCAACATCATTCGCCCGCATGGCCATCGGATCATGACAGCCGTGCGTCCAGCCTTTCTAGTAACAGGGAATGAGGCCTTTCTAGAGGGCTACAAGTTCTCGACATCGTCGTTTCCCCAGCCAGTCACTTCGTTGCAAGTGGCATTTATGGGCGATGAAGAGGTCTTCTTCCACATTCGCAACGACCAGATAGAGTACGTGGACAAGTCGACGGCGCGCAACCTAATCGTGAAGCTGGCAAGGACAGGCGCATACACGCATGACTTAGGACGGTACTGGGCTTACCGGACGCTGAAGGATAGGCCTGAACTGCTAGCTGCGGTCGCTCGCAGGTATCCGCATATCATGATCGACGAGGCTCAAGATATCGGAACGGTGCACCAGGCCATCCTGGAATTACTTATCGGTGCAGGCTCTTTCGTGACGCTCATCGGCGATCCTAACCAAGGCATCTACGGGTTCGCAGGTGCCAACGGAAAGTTCCTTACCGACTATCATCAGCGCACTTACGTTCAGCGACATTCGTTGCAACAGAATTTTCGATCGGCGCCCAACATCGTCTCTCTGGCTAACAGTCTGTGCGGGCGCTGCGATGTTGCGGATCGGCCTGCTCCCGGCATGCTGCATGGCGCCTTCTTCATGGGCTACAAGCGCGACCAGCACTCACAACTCATCGCTGCGTTTCACGAAGCGATGTCCGCTGCCGGCGTCAACGCCAAGCGCTCCGGCATTCTCTGTCGAGGCAAAGGTCTTGCGAAGACGCTGCGCGGCGACGCTGCCCCAGTCGGTCAGGGCGTCGTTAAGACGCTCGCCGCTGCTGCAGTCCTACGTGATCGGAGGAGGGACTACCTGCAGGCCTTCCAGCGCGTTGCCGTTGCCATAGTCGCTTTGTTGAACAGTCCGCCCGATGGGCTTGTGAGCAGGATTACTCAGCATTCCAGCTATCCACAGGATCGCAATCTCCGTAAGGAGATATGGGCATTCACCCGTGATGCCGTCAGCGGACTCCCGCCCTCATCATTGATCGCCGATACGCAGTGGCACCCTGTGCTACTAAAACGCATCAAGATTCTCCTCGCCCGACTAGAGAAGAATTTTGGCCTAAGGGCTGCCGACAATATTGGGCGCAAGCTGTCAAAAAGGGCACTAACGAGCGTGCCGCTCGCAAGCACGGAGGACTTTGCGGACAACAAAGCAGGGATGCTGCGGGTAGATACTGTGCACAAGTCGAAGGGAGAAAGCCTAGATGCCGTCCTCTACATGACACTCAAAGAACATGCGCAAGCCCTGCTGGACGGGGTCAATACCGAGGTCGGCCGCATCGGTTATGTCGCCGCAACTCGGGCTCGAGATCTGCTCTGGGTAGCTGTGCCGCACAATTCATTGAAAGAGCTCCGGCCAGCTTTCCTAGCTAGAGGTTTAGAGGAGGTGAGTATCGCTGCAGCATCAGTGCTGCCAACGGCGGTGGCGAAGTGCCCACGCACCTGA
- a CDS encoding helix-turn-helix domain-containing protein, with translation MEGAQHCDSNTADLKASPCKTVSMPSLDKDAHSVVPTARAVLAENMVRLRREQAWSQEQLGFEAGLHRTFIAHVERQSRNLSLDSLEKIAVALRVKPYELLVPSVEKEL, from the coding sequence ATGGAGGGGGCGCAACATTGTGACTCAAACACGGCTGACTTAAAAGCGTCACCTTGCAAGACTGTGAGCATGCCGTCGCTCGACAAAGATGCCCACTCAGTAGTCCCCACTGCCAGAGCTGTACTGGCGGAGAATATGGTTCGACTACGTCGGGAACAAGCATGGTCGCAAGAGCAACTTGGATTTGAGGCGGGCCTTCATCGGACGTTCATCGCTCACGTTGAGCGACAGTCTCGAAACCTCTCTCTGGACAGTTTGGAGAAAATCGCTGTTGCACTGCGTGTGAAGCCATACGAACTTCTGGTTCCATCTGTTGAAAAAGAGCTGTAG
- a CDS encoding antitoxin Xre/MbcA/ParS toxin-binding domain-containing protein has translation MTTDADDFDNDNAKREETADDIGKRTVSDFYKTWKPDASLRPDPHNGKSDAQRDPRSYLYSKGVVSDPTDITNILRHALPANLMPRSPFGEQGAPSERPGTPSRFSPELEARRLEVRRLAEKTLGSVTAVRRWLGIPVEDELMGNTPIDLMETLEGCDQVQRFLMSQYSPRST, from the coding sequence ATGACCACAGATGCCGACGACTTTGACAACGACAACGCCAAGCGCGAGGAAACCGCTGACGACATTGGGAAGCGGACGGTCAGTGACTTCTACAAGACATGGAAACCTGATGCGTCTCTCCGTCCAGACCCACATAATGGTAAGAGCGATGCACAGCGCGACCCACGCTCCTATCTGTATAGCAAAGGCGTTGTATCGGATCCGACTGATATCACCAACATCCTTCGGCATGCCTTGCCGGCGAACTTGATGCCCCGGAGCCCCTTTGGAGAACAAGGGGCGCCATCAGAGAGACCTGGCACCCCATCCCGATTCTCACCAGAGCTGGAAGCGCGTCGGCTCGAAGTACGCAGGCTTGCCGAAAAAACGCTTGGATCCGTAACTGCAGTGCGGCGATGGCTTGGGATACCAGTCGAAGATGAGTTGATGGGCAACACGCCGATCGACCTGATGGAGACACTGGAAGGTTGCGATCAGGTCCAGAGATTCTTGATGAGCCAATACTCGCCTAGATCGACTTAA
- a CDS encoding plasmid recombination protein translates to MSFPMAIDRLSGQRIITTAAKHNLREIVAEIGAEQRIDPTRGADNIILRGPDTADGVAALRKSLLDAAKLKKKLRVDAVQGLEVLFTWPFPGQECPPQYFEDCTRWAENHFKVPVLSSVVHLDESQPHCHVILLPLINGRMNGSDLFGTGAKLRMHLDSFYQLVGAAYGLTRPLPKPRLSAATRDFIIAQVAAKLDAFSGLTEETVRVLLEAHRRSPHALQEHFDVSLPKKPSVKTRSFVEIFTAKTKPESRMIPYSGAGAAQLA, encoded by the coding sequence ATGAGCTTTCCTATGGCTATTGACCGGCTAAGCGGACAACGAATCATCACTACAGCAGCAAAACACAACTTGCGTGAAATCGTTGCAGAGATTGGCGCCGAACAGCGTATTGATCCAACACGTGGCGCCGACAACATCATCTTACGTGGCCCAGACACCGCAGATGGCGTGGCTGCACTACGAAAATCACTACTTGATGCTGCTAAGCTCAAGAAGAAGTTACGGGTAGATGCCGTCCAGGGACTTGAAGTTTTGTTCACCTGGCCGTTTCCTGGTCAGGAGTGCCCACCCCAGTACTTTGAAGATTGCACGCGATGGGCTGAAAATCACTTCAAGGTGCCCGTGCTGAGCTCGGTAGTGCATCTTGATGAAAGCCAGCCGCACTGCCACGTTATACTTCTACCACTCATCAATGGGCGTATGAACGGCTCAGACTTGTTCGGCACAGGCGCCAAGCTACGCATGCACTTAGACTCGTTCTACCAGCTTGTAGGCGCAGCTTACGGCCTCACACGCCCTCTTCCGAAGCCACGTTTGAGTGCTGCTACTCGAGATTTCATCATCGCTCAGGTAGCAGCGAAACTCGATGCTTTCAGTGGCCTGACCGAGGAGACGGTGCGCGTCCTGCTAGAAGCGCATCGAAGAAGCCCGCATGCTCTTCAAGAACATTTTGACGTGTCTTTGCCCAAAAAACCGTCTGTCAAAACTCGTAGTTTCGTGGAAATTTTTACTGCGAAGACTAAGCCCGAGAGCCGAATGATCCCATACAGCGGGGCAGGCGCTGCTCAGCTAGCATAA
- a CDS encoding tyrosine-type recombinase/integrase — MAKENFTAERIKSYQCEQGKQQTIHWDAKIPGLGLRVTQTGTRAYIFESRLFGKTIRITIGDPRSWDLGKARAEGGRLKTLINQGLDPRELKAEAQAAHEAKAKAEASRTVTVGEAWGVYLEERRPYWGDRHYQDHVKKAQAGGQPAIRGTRGRGLTIAGPLHALMELRLCELRPAVVEAWAAREKVSRPTSTRLAWRLLKSFLSWCAEQPAFAPVVEGNPAKTKKTRELLGPAGVKQDALQLEQLPAWFAAVRQIFNPVTAAYLQTLLLTGARPGEVLEMRWEDVDTRWKSLTIRDKVEGERIIPLTPYVSHLLAGLPRRSEWVFSSSIASPDKAVKPISKPHQVHDKACTVAGIEGLTLHGLRRSFASLTEWLECPIGVVAQIMGHKPSATAEKHYKVRPLDLLRRHHEHIEAWILKEANIEYSPDLPLSTRLQLVASA; from the coding sequence ATGGCAAAAGAAAACTTCACGGCAGAACGCATCAAGTCATATCAATGTGAGCAGGGGAAGCAACAGACCATCCACTGGGATGCAAAAATCCCTGGCCTTGGGCTTCGAGTCACTCAGACCGGTACTCGGGCCTACATCTTCGAGTCTCGCCTCTTCGGCAAAACTATACGTATCACGATCGGTGACCCGCGCAGTTGGGACCTCGGCAAAGCCAGGGCGGAAGGCGGGCGGCTGAAGACCTTGATCAATCAAGGACTCGATCCAAGAGAACTGAAAGCCGAAGCACAAGCGGCGCATGAAGCAAAAGCCAAGGCAGAGGCTTCTCGTACAGTTACCGTCGGCGAAGCTTGGGGCGTCTACCTTGAGGAGCGTCGGCCTTACTGGGGTGACCGTCACTACCAAGATCACGTCAAAAAAGCACAAGCAGGTGGGCAACCGGCCATCCGAGGTACTCGTGGGCGCGGTCTAACCATAGCTGGCCCGCTTCACGCCCTAATGGAGCTAAGGCTGTGTGAGCTACGCCCGGCGGTCGTGGAAGCATGGGCTGCTCGCGAAAAGGTATCGCGCCCAACGTCTACTCGCCTGGCTTGGCGCTTGCTGAAAAGCTTTTTGTCATGGTGCGCCGAACAACCCGCATTTGCGCCAGTTGTTGAGGGGAACCCAGCCAAGACAAAAAAAACGCGCGAGCTGCTCGGCCCTGCAGGAGTGAAGCAAGATGCGCTACAACTTGAACAGCTACCGGCCTGGTTCGCTGCAGTACGTCAAATCTTCAACCCAGTGACTGCTGCATATCTTCAAACTCTGCTGTTGACCGGAGCTCGGCCTGGTGAAGTTTTGGAGATGCGATGGGAGGACGTCGACACTAGATGGAAGAGCCTAACGATTCGGGACAAAGTCGAAGGCGAACGGATTATTCCATTAACTCCATACGTTTCGCACCTCCTTGCAGGTCTGCCGCGTCGTTCAGAATGGGTTTTCTCTAGCTCGATCGCTAGCCCAGACAAGGCTGTTAAGCCCATCAGCAAACCTCATCAGGTACACGACAAAGCTTGCACTGTCGCCGGGATCGAGGGATTGACGCTACATGGTCTTCGCAGGTCATTTGCGAGCCTTACAGAATGGCTAGAGTGTCCGATCGGTGTAGTTGCGCAGATCATGGGTCACAAACCCAGCGCCACGGCTGAGAAGCACTACAAGGTGCGACCACTTGACCTACTACGCCGGCACCACGAGCATATCGAAGCATGGATCCTCAAAGAAGCTAACATTGAATACTCTCCCGACCTTCCACTGTCCACTCGATTGCAGTTGGTGGCATCAGCGTAG
- a CDS encoding helix-turn-helix domain-containing protein, with protein MSQITAEVVYKNFTQLATSQRAKFFALLAEASVRSENFSHDDVFGHLAGDKFTAVEAAKYLEVSMSTFRRHVAQGRIQASSKIGRSQLFSTKVLKAFKRSLQDVKARNTSRMR; from the coding sequence ATGAGCCAGATTACCGCAGAAGTGGTTTATAAAAATTTTACGCAACTAGCAACGAGTCAGCGGGCGAAATTTTTTGCATTACTTGCTGAAGCAAGCGTTCGAAGCGAAAACTTCTCCCATGACGATGTGTTTGGTCATTTGGCAGGAGATAAATTTACTGCAGTTGAGGCAGCGAAGTATTTGGAAGTATCGATGTCGACCTTTCGTAGGCACGTTGCTCAAGGAAGGATTCAGGCGTCGAGCAAGATAGGTCGGAGTCAGCTTTTTTCTACTAAAGTTTTGAAGGCGTTCAAACGATCACTTCAGGATGTTAAAGCGCGTAATACTTCACGTATGAGGTGA
- a CDS encoding HAF repeat-containing protein produces the protein MLQHLGLALASFAVAGASWAYPEYRVTIVGPANSTAADINSTGAVVGRYQVGANASRGFVNRGKGVVVLGPLGGGSSNAVAINDKGEVLGNWTGADGRSQGYLYACGKQRNLGAIYGNTYYIDINNAGYIVGRANPPGTIYPLSVLRVPNGSVRDLGSIATEDPTTQAYAINNRNQVAAESGPWGVPEQPFLAVIWTKGKFRDLGGFGWEPNRALAINDRGQATGYASVTTGGPHDRVAFFYSNGRLVNIDPSPANGLRFSEGKGINNHAHIVGNSDQLGGFIWRGNRMQSLSKLIDPKLGWTFIYPEAINDAGQNAASAVRNGVQYAVRLDLSRPYPDAAPTLDAGEAAEVAALAAPSAQEAAQPRVEAAAQAREVALPVAQ, from the coding sequence ATGCTTCAGCATCTGGGCCTGGCCCTGGCCTCGTTCGCCGTGGCGGGCGCCTCCTGGGCCTATCCCGAATACAGGGTGACCATCGTGGGCCCCGCCAACAGCACGGCCGCCGACATCAACAGCACTGGCGCGGTGGTTGGCCGCTATCAGGTCGGCGCCAACGCCAGCCGCGGTTTCGTCAACCGCGGCAAGGGCGTGGTGGTGCTGGGGCCGCTGGGCGGGGGGTCCAGCAATGCGGTCGCCATCAACGACAAGGGCGAGGTGCTCGGCAACTGGACAGGCGCCGATGGCCGGTCGCAAGGTTATCTCTATGCTTGCGGCAAGCAGCGCAACCTCGGCGCCATCTACGGCAACACCTACTACATCGACATCAACAACGCCGGTTATATCGTCGGGCGGGCCAATCCGCCGGGGACCATCTATCCGCTCAGCGTCCTGCGCGTGCCGAACGGCAGTGTGCGCGACCTGGGCAGCATCGCGACCGAAGATCCCACCACCCAGGCGTATGCCATCAATAACCGCAACCAGGTCGCCGCGGAGTCCGGCCCATGGGGCGTACCGGAGCAGCCGTTTCTCGCCGTCATCTGGACCAAGGGGAAATTTCGCGACCTGGGCGGCTTTGGCTGGGAACCGAACCGCGCCCTGGCGATCAACGACCGCGGCCAGGCAACCGGCTATGCCTCGGTGACCACCGGTGGACCGCACGACCGCGTCGCCTTCTTCTACAGCAACGGGCGCCTGGTCAATATCGATCCCAGCCCGGCCAACGGATTGCGTTTCAGCGAAGGCAAGGGCATCAACAACCACGCTCACATCGTCGGCAACAGCGACCAACTGGGCGGCTTCATCTGGCGTGGCAACAGAATGCAGAGCCTGAGTAAGCTCATCGATCCCAAGCTGGGGTGGACTTTCATCTATCCCGAGGCGATCAACGACGCCGGCCAGAACGCGGCCAGCGCCGTGCGCAATGGCGTGCAGTACGCAGTACGGCTGGACCTGAGCCGTCCCTATCCAGACGCGGCGCCGACGCTGGACGCCGGTGAAGCGGCCGAGGTGGCTGCGCTGGCGGCGCCATCGGCGCAAGAGGCGGCGCAACCCAGGGTTGAAGCCGCAGCCCAGGCGCGCGAGGTGGCGCTACCGGTCGCCCAGTGA
- a CDS encoding HAF repeat-containing protein: MHLRHRLSLVLMSFTLAGAASAYPEYKVTVVGPANSTATDINSAGVVVGYYQYAPSVNHAFLNRGKGLVDLGTLKGTDSIAVAINDKGQVLGHWSSGPGTQRGFLYDCARIRDLGTIGGRSTNWHDINNAGYIAVSAVDAPLNDGTTSYLRAPGGALTALGDLPNDFPDAPPLTFGQALNNKNQVAGESGPLTFPDQPLHAFIWTKGKLRDLGSLGQEPMGAQAINDRGQATGYASVQGGFRNRVAFYYSRGHLVDIDGRPASEERFSDGTGINNRGHIVGSSNHLSGFIWRGKKMQSLNALINPALGWDIRDPQAINDAGQIAANAFRNGVRYAVRLDLIKPHVDAVAPAEHDEEPAVEAPLSAAAAAKRAREEAEGVAKEVAKPVAQ; this comes from the coding sequence ATGCACTTGCGTCACCGCTTGTCCCTGGTCCTGATGTCGTTCACGCTGGCCGGCGCCGCCTCGGCCTATCCCGAATATAAGGTCACGGTGGTGGGCCCGGCCAACAGCACGGCCACAGACATCAACAGCGCCGGCGTGGTGGTCGGCTACTACCAGTACGCGCCCTCGGTCAACCACGCCTTCCTGAATCGCGGCAAGGGCCTGGTCGACCTGGGCACATTGAAGGGCACCGACAGCATCGCCGTCGCCATCAACGACAAGGGCCAGGTGCTGGGCCACTGGAGCAGCGGCCCCGGAACCCAGCGCGGCTTCCTCTACGACTGCGCCAGGATCCGCGACCTCGGCACCATCGGCGGCCGCTCCACCAACTGGCACGACATCAACAATGCCGGCTACATCGCGGTATCCGCGGTCGACGCGCCGCTCAACGACGGCACTACCAGCTACCTGCGCGCGCCTGGCGGCGCCTTGACCGCGCTCGGCGACCTGCCCAACGACTTCCCGGACGCGCCCCCGCTCACCTTCGGCCAGGCACTCAACAACAAAAACCAGGTCGCCGGCGAATCCGGCCCGCTGACCTTCCCCGACCAGCCGCTGCACGCCTTCATCTGGACCAAGGGCAAGCTGCGCGACCTGGGCAGCCTGGGCCAGGAACCGATGGGCGCGCAGGCGATCAACGACCGCGGCCAGGCCACCGGCTACGCCTCGGTGCAGGGAGGCTTTCGCAACCGGGTGGCCTTCTACTACAGCCGCGGCCACCTGGTCGACATCGACGGCCGCCCGGCCAGCGAGGAGCGCTTCAGCGACGGCACCGGCATCAACAACCGCGGCCACATCGTCGGCAGCAGCAATCACCTGTCCGGCTTCATCTGGCGCGGCAAGAAGATGCAGAGCCTGAATGCGCTGATCAATCCGGCGCTGGGCTGGGACATCCGCGACCCCCAAGCCATCAACGACGCGGGGCAGATCGCGGCGAACGCCTTCCGCAACGGCGTGCGCTACGCGGTGCGGCTCGACCTGATCAAGCCGCACGTGGATGCGGTGGCGCCGGCGGAGCATGACGAAGAGCCGGCGGTGGAGGCGCCGCTGTCGGCCGCGGCCGCAGCGAAGCGGGCGCGGGAGGAAGCCGAGGGGGTGGCGAAAGAAGTGGCGAAACCCGTGGCCCAATAA
- a CDS encoding HAF repeat-containing protein, whose protein sequence is MYMHQRLFPRLSLILLSFAVTGSAWAYPEYRVTVVGPVDSWVSGINNAGVVIGSYQVAPNVNRAFLNRGKGLVDLGALKGVSSSAAGINDRGEVVGNWTTADGRLRGFIYSCGKARDIGTIPGKVTSYTDINDAGYITASGRNPNDNETRGYLRAPNGSFTHLGAIAWDGSGPATTIPAALNNRNQVTGISGRFNAPEPGFRAFGWSKGVIRDLGDLGSTPNAGNAINDRGQIAGQANIFISPRDHVAFLYSHGRMINIDPRPASEYRYSGGYGINNRGHIVGGTDHLSGFIWRGRRMESLNALIAPGQGWDIYYPVAINDAGQIAAVATRNGVRYSVRLDLIRPHVDNAPALDPEAAAEMFTFAASPALDTALAKAEAQAQEREVARPVAQ, encoded by the coding sequence ATGTACATGCATCAGCGCTTGTTCCCGCGTTTGTCCCTGATTCTGCTGTCGTTCGCCGTCACCGGCAGTGCCTGGGCCTATCCCGAGTACCGGGTGACCGTGGTCGGCCCGGTCGACAGCTGGGTCTCCGGCATCAACAATGCCGGCGTGGTGATCGGCAGCTACCAGGTCGCGCCCAACGTGAACCGCGCCTTCCTCAACCGCGGCAAGGGCCTGGTCGACCTGGGCGCCCTGAAGGGCGTCTCGAGCAGCGCCGCCGGCATCAACGACCGGGGCGAGGTGGTCGGCAACTGGACCACCGCCGACGGCCGCCTGCGCGGCTTCATCTATTCCTGCGGCAAGGCGCGCGACATCGGCACGATTCCCGGCAAGGTGACCAGCTACACAGACATCAACGACGCCGGCTACATCACGGCGTCCGGCAGGAACCCGAACGACAACGAGACACGCGGCTACCTGCGCGCGCCCAATGGCAGCTTCACCCACCTGGGCGCCATTGCCTGGGACGGCAGCGGCCCGGCGACGACCATTCCCGCCGCGCTCAACAACCGCAACCAGGTCACCGGGATATCCGGCCGCTTCAATGCGCCCGAACCGGGCTTCCGGGCTTTCGGCTGGAGCAAGGGCGTCATCCGCGACCTGGGCGACCTGGGCTCCACGCCGAATGCCGGCAATGCGATCAACGACCGTGGCCAGATCGCGGGCCAGGCGAATATCTTCATCTCGCCGCGCGACCACGTGGCCTTCCTGTACAGCCATGGCCGCATGATCAACATCGATCCGCGCCCGGCCAGCGAATACCGCTACAGCGGCGGCTACGGCATCAACAACCGCGGCCATATCGTCGGCGGCACCGACCACCTGTCGGGCTTCATCTGGCGCGGCAGGCGCATGGAAAGCCTGAACGCGCTGATCGCTCCCGGGCAAGGCTGGGACATCTACTACCCGGTCGCCATCAACGACGCCGGCCAGATCGCGGCCGTCGCCACCCGCAACGGGGTGCGCTACAGCGTGCGCCTGGACCTGATCCGTCCCCACGTCGACAACGCGCCGGCGCTCGACCCCGAGGCCGCGGCCGAGATGTTCACCTTCGCGGCCTCGCCGGCGCTCGACACCGCGCTGGCCAAGGCCGAGGCGCAGGCCCAGGAGCGCGAGGTGGCGCGGCCGGTGGCGCAGTGA